Part of the Candidatus Desulfatibia profunda genome is shown below.
CCCGTTACCGAGATTTCGCATTTGAATTGAATAAACGTAGGGGCTCAATTGACAAGTGAATCGTTGATTCCAGCTTTTGGTTTGAACAGCGAGTGTCAGCGCTTATTGCGCCCCGATAGGCGGGATTTGCAATCTGCACCAAACCAGCCAGAGACCGGCAGGCATCTATAGAGATTATCTGATAAGTGAAGCTCCACGCCCTAAAGGGGAGCTTCCCGGTAAGGATTTCAGCTAATTTAATATAGCTCCCATAGACCCCGCCCTGAAGGGCGGGGGTTTTGACATGCGTCAGTGCTTCGCGGCGGGGAGCAGGCCGGTCAAATTTCAGGGCATATTATGTCTGCCAGGCTGTGAAACAGTTGGGAGGGTCGAATGCGAAGCCCGGCAATGAAAAGCCGGATAAAATCATATCGGTTCCAAGATATGCGGAACATCCGTGATAAATTGACATTCTTGTTTATCGCAAATCTGTTTTTTGGTTTGAAATGGCACCCTTATTATGATAAAAATAATAGTATGAAAAAAATACTTTGTGTAATATGTTTGACATTATTACTGTCAAGTAATGGCTCGGCTGAAGATCTAAATGCTGTTAAAGTTGATGTTTTATCTAAGACTAATTCAAGCTGGGACGGGGGAGTCCTGCCAAATTACGCCGATGGCCAACCAGAGATAACAATTTTAAGAATTAAAATTCCGCCGGGGGTACAATTGCCGCTGCATCAACATCCGGTGATAAATTCAGGAGTATTATTAAATGGGGAACTAACTGTAGTGACCGAAGACAATAGGACATTACATCTAAAAGCCGGAGATTCAATCGTCGAGGTTGTGAATAAGTGGCATTACGGAAAGAACGAAGGCAATAACCCGGCAGAAATTATAGTTTTTTATGCCGGCATAAAAGGTGCACCGATCACCATTAAAAAATAGGGCTCAACTATGAAAAAATGCACGGGGAACAACTGGCAGGAATGGGGATTTGATTCAATAAAGGATAGATTTATCGGGCGGCTTTCTTTCTGAAAGTGTATACCATGACTGATCTTACAGGGAAGAAACTGCCTACGGTTGAACAGGTTGAAGAGATTATGAAAGACTGGGGCAAGTTTTCAGTCGAGGAATTTGCCGATCGTTTTCAACTGGATAAAGAAATGATAGAGGCCACCGTAGCGTATCTTCGCAAACTGAAAAGAACGTCCGACCAACGCACAATCCCAGTAATGGCCTGCTACCGAAACGACCATCTGGAATCCATTGTCAGATGTGCCGGCACACGGCATGGCTACTGGTGATCCGGACAGCCGGCAAAAAGAAGGTTCTCATTAACTGCATCTGCTAAGCATCATGCGGCTGTCGGCTATAACGCATCCGTTGCCTTGGGGATAGACGATCAGCGGATTGATGTCGAGTTCATTGATTTCCGGATGATTCGTAACCATCTGCGAGAGTCTGAGAATGCACTCTTTGATTGCCTCGATATCCGCAGGCGGGTTCCCCCGGACGCCCTGTAGCACCCGGTAGGCCTTGATGGAACGGATCATGTTCTCAGCGCTGATCTCCTGCATGGGCGCCAGCCGGAACGTAACGTCTTTCATGGCCTCCACAAATATCCCGCCCAGGCCAAACATGCACATGGGGCCAAAACGTGGATCTCTGGTGGCGCCCAGGATGACCTCCACGCCGCCTTCCGCCATTTGCTCGATCAAAACACCCTCGATACGGGCATCCGGGTTGTACTTTATAGCGCTTTTCATAATATCTTCATAGGCTTTCCGTGCCCCCTTTACCGAATTGATTTTCAGGCGAACCCCGCCGGCATCGGTTTTATGGACAATATCTTTAGAGTCGATCTTCATCGCCACCGGCAGGCCTATATCTTCAATAGCTGCTTCGATTTCCGAAGGATCTTTAACCATTCGGCTTTTTAGCAACGGAAAGCCGTAACATTGAAGAATTCTGGCCGCATCTTTTTCAGGCAGGTAACATTTTCCCGAATCCTGGAGATATTCAGAAATTAAAGCCGTCGCCTGATCTTGATCTACCGGGAAATGTATGAATTTTCTTTTAAGGCTCTTTCTCAGCTCCAGGCGTTGACTGAACTTCACCATGGAAGCCATCGCCCTGGCAGCCGCCTCCGGGAAAAAGTAATTCGGAACACCGTTTTCTTCAAGATATTTGACACCTTCTGAAATATCCACCAGGCCCATGAACGACGACAATATCGGCTTGGAAGTATCTTTTGATACGTGGGTAACGATTTTTGCCGTTTCGAGTATATCGGTCATGGCCTGAGGGGTAAGGATAATAATGGCGCCGTCCACACCTTCGTCAGCCAGGATTACCCGTATGGCCGCCTCGTACCTTTGATGGGTGGCATCTCCGATTACATCAACAGGATTATGAATACTTGCCGTGGAAGGGAGATGTTCTCTTAACTTGGCATTGGTTTTGTCAGTAAACGTCGCCAGCTTGAGTCCGTGCCGAATGGCTGCATCCGTTGCCATAATGCCGGGACCGCCGGCATTGGTGATAATGGCGATACGGTCTCCTTGCGGCAGAGGTTGCATGGAAAACGCCTGGGTGTAGTTAAAAAGTTCGTTTATTCCTTCCACGCGCTGAATACCGCCCTGGTGAAAAATCGCGTCATAGGTGGAGTCATGTCCCGCCAAAGAGCCGGTATGGGATGCCGCGGCCTTTGCGCCTTCCTCTGATCGTCCCGATTTGACGGCCAGAATCGGCTTGCCGGCCCCCACGGTTATTTCTCTGGCAATGTTGATAAAGCGGTGCCCGTCTGAAATATCTTCCAGATACATCAGGATAACAGAGGTATCCGGATCATCCTTGAGAAAGCTCAAAAAATCTATTTCGTTTACGTCCCCCTTATTGCCGAAACTTACAAACTTGGAAAAACCAATGTTGCGCCCGGCCGCTGAATCAAGGACAGACGTACACAGGGCTCCTGATTGCGAAATAAAAGCGATGTTTCCGGCTTTGGGATGGCGCCTGGAGAAACTGGCGTTCATGCAAACTTCCGGGTTGGTATTGATGATTCCAAGGCAGTTGGGTCCCACAAGCCGTATGCCATGGGATTTTACAAATGCTACCAGTTCTCTTTCCAACTCTACCCCGTGTCCTCCGATTTCTTTAAAGCCGGCAGTGATCACAACCATTCCCTTAATCCCTTTTTCCGCGGCTTCCTGGGCGACCGCAAGCACTTTTTCGGCAGGCACAATTACAACCGCCAGATCCACCTCATCAGGGATGTCCGCTATTTTCGGATAGGCTTTCACCCCCCTAATGGACCGGGATTTCGGGTTGACTGGATATAAAATTCCCTTGTACCCGGCCTGTAACAGGTTTTGAAATACCGCCAGCCCGACACTGCCGGAACGGTTGCTGGCGCCAACCACAGCGATAGATTTCGGATTGATAATATATTCCAGACTACTCATGTTCGCTTCTCCTCTTTATACGGCACCTAAAAACTGCATTAAAAATTTTTAAGGTGAAAATATATTTAATTTGATATTTGGCTATGGGGTGCCTTTCTTATGGTCACGATGAGTTCTTTTGATGTTTCTTTGATCGTCGGGGCTTCGAATTCTCCATCGGCCAAAAGAGCCAGCGAGAATTCTTGAAACCTTATGTGACAGCCACTTCCCTATGAAAAAAAAGGCATGGATTTTAAAACAACATCCTTGGTCACACAAGAAAAAAAGCCCTGTCTTGGCAGACAGGGCTTTTGGGGGATGATAGTGTGATTGCCACCTAAGCCGGTCATTTTTTGGCTTCGGTATCCTCATGTTTCTCTTGGCTTTTTTCGGATTCCGGGTCTTCGGTTTCGGATTCTTGGAGTTCAACCGCTGCCGCCGCCTGCTCCTCAACCTTGCTTTCTTCTTCTGAAGCTTCCTCTGAAACTGCCGCAGGCTCTTTCGCCGCTGCTTTTTCTTCTGATCTCTCGGCCGCTTCTTCTATTTTCGCTTGTTCCTTTTCTTTTTGAGTCTCCTCAGCTAGAGATTTTTCTTTAACGACCGGCTTTCTCTCAATAGCAACTTTGGGTTTCTTCTTTTTCTTTTTCTTCTTTGTATCTGTTTCGGTTGAAATAAGTTCAATCATTGAAATCGGCGCTGCATCTCCGCGACGTCTTCCCAGTTTAGTAATCCGGGTATATCCGCCTGCAACCGAACCGTAACGCTGGGCGGCATTTTCAAACAGCTTGTGGACAACGTCTTTTTCCCTTACAATTGCAAGCGCCTGGCGCCTGGCATGCAAATCTCCCCGTTTGGCGAGCGTAATCAAGTTGTCGGCCCAACGTCTCAATTCCTTTGCTTTTACATCGGTCGTACGTATGCGCTCGTGTTTGAACAAGGAAGTTACCATGTTTTTGAACATTGCGTTCCGGTGACTGTTCGTTCTATTTAATTTTAAACCGGCTTTGCGGTGTCTCATCGTATTAGCTCTCTCCTTCCTCTGTATCTTCCTCAGGCGTTACAAATCCTTCAAGCTTCATCCCGAGGTGAAGGCCCATTTCGGCCAAAACCTCTTTAATCTCGTTTAAGGATTTTCTTCCAAAGTTTTTGGTCTTGAGCATTTCGGGTTCGGTTTTACTTACCAATTGATAAATCTTTAGAATATCGGCATTTTTAAGGCAGTTGGCACTGCGCACTGAAAGCTCAAGCTCCTCAACACTTCGGTAGAGATTTTCATTATACGGAGGCTTATCCTCTTCTTCAATCTTCTTTTCGGGTTCCGGCTCAAGATCTTCATCAAAACTGATGAAAATAGTCATTTGTTCCTTTAGTATCTTGGCTGCATAGGCAACAGCATCTTCCGGCAATATGCTTCCATCCGTCCAGACTTCCAGAGTCAGTTTGTCGTAGTCTGTTCTCTGGCCGACGCGGGCATTTCCCACCACATACGTCACACGCTTAATCGGAGAGAATACGGCATCCATCGGAATCGTACCAAGCGGTGCGTCTTCATCTTTATTGCTCTCACACAAAGAGTAACCTTTACCGACTTTGACGGTCATGGTCATCTTCAATTTGGCTTTCCCAGAGAGGGTTGCAATGTGCAAGTCCGGATTCAGCACTTCGCATCGGCCGCCATCACTGATAATATCGCCGGCTGTAACTTCGCATTCTCCCTCAGCGTCAATACGCACTATTTTCGGTTCAGGATCGGAAAGCTTAAAACGCACCTCTTTCAAGTTGAGGATAATTTCAGATACATCTTCATAAACACCGGGAATAGTGCTAAACTCATGCATCACATCTTCGAATTGTACAGAGGTAATCGCGGCTCCATAGAGAGAAGAGAGTATGATCCGCCTCAAAGAATTTCCGATCGTTATGCCAAATCCCCTTTCGAGAGGTTCACAAACGAACTTGCCATAAGCAGGCTTACTGGTTACCTGAACCTTTTCCGGCTTGATCATCTCTTGCCAGTTCATGTACATAAGTTCATTTGATGACATTATTTCTTCTCCATTTTTTTTTGAAGATTTCTTGCAGCCCCGCTAAAATGGGATTTTTGCTTTACGGCAATCCGGCCTTGGCGGGACGGGGAATATGCTCGCTGTTGCAGTTCAAAAAAACTTTGAATATAACTATCTGGAATATAGCTCCACTATCAGTTGTTCCTGAATCGGCATGGTTAAGTCTTCACGCGCCGGAAAACCTTTCACAATCCCTTTCAAGTTTTCTTTTTCCAGATCGAGCCACTGAGGCACACCTCTCCGCACCACAGCATCGAGCGAATCCGAAATCGCCTGAATTTTTTGGCTTTTTTCCCGGATTTCTATCACATCACCGACTTTAATAAGGTAGGACGGGATATTTACTTTTTTGCCGTTTACAAGAAAGTGATTATGTTTTACAAAATGACGACCTTGCGTGCGCGAGTTAACAAACCCCAAACGATAAACCACATTATCGAGCCGGCGTTCTAGCATCACGAGAAGATTGGCTCCGGTGATACCTTTTTGTTGATCGGCCCTCTTGAAAAACAGATGAAACTGCTTTTCGATAAGACCGTACATCCGTTTTACCTTCTGTTTTTCCCGGAGCTGAATACCGTAATCGGAAACTTTTCTGCCACGACGCTGACCGTGCTGACCGGGTGAATAGCTACGCCGATCAAAAGCACATTTATCAGAATAACAGCGATCTCCTTTTAGAAATAATTTTAAGTTTTCGCGTCGGCACAGCCGACATACCGAACCTCTGTATCGTGCCAAGTATTCCCCCTTTTTGTTATACTCTGCGCCTTTTGGGCGGTCGACAACCGTTATGTGGAATCGGCGTCACGTCTTTAATCATCACGACGTTAAACCCCGCGGCCTGTAGTGACCGGAGCGCAGATTCTCTTCCGGCTCCAGGCCCTTTAACATAGACCTCTACATTTTTCATCCCATGCTCTATGGCCTTTTTGACAGCGTCCTCTGCTGCAAGCTGGGCGGCAAAAGGCGTACTTTTGCGTGATCCCTTGAAACCCTGGACACCGGCACTTGACCAGGCCACAACATTGCCGGCAGGATCCGTAATGGTAACGATGGTGTTGTTAAAGGTTGACTGTATATGTACAACGCCGCTGGGTATATTCTTCTTTTCTTTCTTTCTGGTACGAACTTTTTTCGCCATGTATCAAACCTCTGTCGCTTAATAATTTACTTCTTTCCGGCTCTGGCCTTCTTCTTAACGGCAGCCCGTTTGGGGCCCTTGCGCGTGCGTGCATTGGTGCTTGTTCGTTGACCCCGCACCGGCAGCGATTTTCGATGACGAAGCCCGCGGTAGGATCCCAGATCCATCAATCGCTTGATGTTCATGGTAACTTCCACACGAAGCTCACCTTCAACTTTATATTCGCTGTCAATTACCTTGCGGATATTGCTGATCTCAGATTCGGACAACTGATCCGTCTTGGTATCAGGATCGATATTAAGTTTTTGGAGTATTTGATTGGATCTGGATCGACCGATACCAAAAATATATGTCAGCCCGATCTCAATCCGCTTATTCTTTGGTAAATCTACGCCTGCAATTCTAGCCAAAGCTTATCCTCCTTATCCCTGCCGCTGTTTGTGCCGTGTATTCTGGCAGATTACTCTGACAACGCCTTTTCGACGGACGATTTTACACTTAATGCATATTTTTTTTACCGATGGCCTGACTTTCATCTATGATACTCCTTTTACTCAACAATTGATTCTGGATGCTTGCTTCTTGATATTCGATACCCAAACTTGATTACTATTAATTTGTCCGGCATCCAGTCTCCAGAATCAAGCAACCAGCTACTTCGATCTGTATGTTATTCTGCCACGAGAAAGATCGTATGGTGAAAGCTCGACAGTAACTTTATCTCCGGGCAGAATTTTGATAAAGTGCATGCGCATCTTTCCGGAAATATGTGCAAGGACCTTGTGCTTATTTTCGAGCTCTACCCTAAACATCGCATTGGGCAATGTCTCAAGCACCGTTCCCTCTACCTTGATCGCCTCTTCCTTTGGCATTTTGTTCCCCCGTCTCACTCCTAATCCTGAGGTGATATTGCAATCGAACAATCAGAATCGGCCCCTCACTTTGGAACCGCCTTTCTTTAAAAACCCTTCGTAATGGCGGGCCAGCATGTGCGACTCGATTTGGGCAATCGTATCGATCGCCACACCAACGACGATCAGCAGCGCCGTACCACCGAAATAAAAAGGAACATTAAATTTTGTCATCAAAACCGAGGGCAGCACGCAAACCGCCGAAACATATATTGCCCCGCCCAGCGTAATACGGGTCAAAACTCTGTCAATGTAGTCCGCTGTGCGTTTGCCCGGTCGGATGCCCGGAATATACCCGCCTTGTTTTTTCATATTTTCGGCGACATCTTCAGGATTAAAAGTAACCGCGGTATAAAAGTAACAGAAAAAGAATATGAACCCTATATACAACAATTCATACACGATATTGCCCGGTGTCGCATATGCAGCCATCCGCTGCATCCAGGGAATCGTTACAAAACTGGCCAGAGTTGCCGGAAACATGATAATTGACGAAGCAAAAATCGGTGGTATAACGCCGGATGTATTCACCTTGAGCGGGATGTGAGTGCTCTGGCCGCCATACATCTTCCGGCCGATAACCCTTTTGGCATATTGGACGGGTATTCGCCGCTGGCCCTGTTCCATGTATATAATGAACGCCACAACCAGAATCATCAGCACGGTCAGAATAAGTACGGCAAAGATTCCCATATCTCCGGTTGAAAGCAGGCGGAACGTATTGCCGATGGCATTGGGCATCCGGCAAACAATGCCCGCAAAAATAATCAGAGAGATACCGTTGCCGATACCATGCTCGGTAATCTGCTCTCCCAGCCACATGATAAAGGCGGTCCCGGCCGTAAGCGTCATTACAGTCATCAGTTTAAATCCCAAGCCCGGCTGAAAAACGACTGGAGCGCCACCGGGTGACGTCATACTCTCGAGTCCAATACTAATGCCAAACCCCTGGATGATACTCAGCAAAACGGTTCCATAACGGGTATATTGTGTAATCTTTTTGCGTCCCTGCTCTCCTTCCTTTGACAAGCGTTCAAGATGCGGGATTGTTACGGTTAAGAGTTGCAGGATAATCGATGCGCTGATATACGGCATTATCCCCAGGGCAAAAACAGATAAACGTTCCAGAGCACCGCCCGCAAACATATCAAAAAGCCCCAGCAGCGTCCCCTTTGATTGTTTAAAAAACGCAGCCAGCGCAACAGTGTCGATGCCCGGTGTCGGTACATGCACGCCGATACGGTATACGATCAAAAGAATTAATGAGAAAAAAATTCTTCTTTTCAGTTCGGGTATTTTGAATATATTGCCGAACCCGCTGCCAATCATATTATATAACCTCTACTTTGCCGCCCGCTGCTTCTATCTTTTCCACAGCGCTCTTGCTGACTCCATGAACTTTGACGGTTAGAGGGATATCGATATCACCATGCCCTAAGAGTTTAATACCGTCTCTTCGGCCTTTCACAAGGCCCATCCGGACCAGTGTAATCTCATCCACAATACTGCCGCTTTCAAACTTTGACAGATCACGTACATTAATAACAGCTATTTTCTTTTTAAAAATATTTGTGAATCCAAACTTGGGCAAGCGCCGATGGATCGGCATTTGTCCCCCCTCATAACCGGGTCTGACACCGCCGCCACTGCGACTGTTAAATCCTTTTGTCCCCCTGCCGGCAGTCTTACCATGTCCCGACCCGACACCACGCCCCAAACGCTTCCGCGGTCTGCGTGATCCGGCTGGCGGTGACAATTCATTTAGCTTCATTGCTGATCTCCTCAGTCTTCACCAAATGCGATACTTTATGTACCATCCCTCGAATAGCGGAAGTGTCTTCAAGCTCAACCGTCCGGTTCAGCTTTGTCAGTCCCATGCCGCGCAACACCCGCCGGTGTTTTTCCGGCCTTCCGATCATACTTTTAACTAGAGTTACTTTCAACCTACCAGTCATCGATCTTTTTTCCCCTTAACTCCGAATTGGGTGTATATACTTTGTTTTAGAGGTCTTCCACTGCTACGCCACGCCTGGCAGCCACCTGTTCTCGGCTCTGCAATTGACAAAGTCCGTCAATGGTAGCTTTGACGGCATTGTGAGGGTTGTGTGATCCCATACATTTTGTCAGAATATTCTGAACACCGACCGCCTCAAGCACCGCCCGTACAGCACCTCCGGCAATAAGACCGGTACCTTCGACAGCAGGCTTCAGCATCACCCTTCCGGCACCATATTTCCCTACCACCTTATATGGTATGGTCCCTTCGATCAGTGGAATTCGGACCATGTTTTTTTTGGCTTTTTCTACACCTTTACGGATCGCCTCCGGCACTTCTCCCGCCTTGCCAAGTCCAAAACCGACGCTCCCTTCACCATCCCCGACGACAACAATCGCACTAAAGCTGAATCGGCGACCACCCTTGACGACTTTGGCCACCCGGTTGATGTAAACAACTTTGTCAATCAATTGACTTTCTTCTTTATCCTGTTTCAACAAGGGCATTGCCTCCTTCGCTCTTTGATACAGCTAAAAATTCAAGCCGGCTTCACGCGCGCCATCAGAAACAGCTTTGACCCTGCCGTGGTATAAAAAACCATTCCGATCAAAAACCACTTTCTTTACCCCTTTTGCAACGGCCCGTGCACCTAATAATTTGCCCACATAGTTTGCCTCAGCAACCTTGTCATCAAATTTAGGTTGTTCTTTGACAACCTTTTCCACACTCGATGCCGCCATAAGAGTTTGCCCACGCGTATCATCAACAATCTGCGCATAAATATGTTTCGAACTTCGAAAAACACTAAGTCGCGGCCGCTCCTGCGTTCCGTAAATTTTTTTCCTGATTCTCTTTTTTCTCTTTATACGAGCCTGTTTTTTTAAAGCTGATGATCCCATTTTTTACACCCTAAATTCGCATAACAAAATCAAACAGAAGGTAATTCTCAAAGTTAAAAGAAGGCGAGTTCCATAACTTCAGCCCATTTTTAACTTGTTCTAGCTTCCTTTAGTTCCCGTCTTTCCGGCCTTGCGCTGGATATACTCTTCGGCATATTTTATCCCTTTACCCTTATAGCGTTCCGGAGGCCTCAATCGTCGAATGGCAGCAGCCGTATGCCCCAACAATTCTTTGTCGATGCTGGAAAGCGTTATGGTATTTTTCTTATCTATGACTGCGGAAACACCCTTCGGGAGATCGAAGTTGACGGGCTGCGAGTATCCCAGATTCAATTCAATCCGACTGCCGCTGAGTATCGCTCGGTAGCCGATACCGTTTATTTCCAGAACGCGCTCAAATCCCTTATTCACCCCGGTAATCATATTGGCCACGAGACTGCGTGTAAGACCCTGCAAGGCGCGGCTTATCCTGTCCGCATTAACAGGGATTACATTGATAACGCCATCTTCTATTTTAAGGTCCACAGCAGGATGTATAGGCCTTGTCAGAATGCCCTTTCCAGCCTGTACCGTAATAACCCTGTCTTTATATGCCACCGTTGTCTTATCCGGTATCGGAATCGGCTTTTTGCCTACTCTGGACATGTTTAACTCCCTTTAACCAAATTTCCTACCAAACATTACAGAGGATCTCGCCACCGACATTTTCTTTGCGAGCCCTCTTGTCCGTCATAATTCCTTTGGACGTGGATAAAATCGAAACACCCATACCGTTAAGCACAGGTTTGATATCCTTACTCTTCACGTAAACGCGCCTGCTCGGCTTACTTACTCTCTCAAGACCTATAATTGTCTTCGACTGTCCAAGGCCATATTTTAAGTAAATGCGTAAAACACCTTGCTTATCATCCTTTATAAATTTGTAATTTCGAATAAACCCTTCAGCTCTTAGTGCTTTCGCCAACTCGGTTTTAAGCTTTGACCCGGGCATATCAACGCTGTTGAACTTTGCCTTTCCGGCATTTCTGATTCGGGTTAGCATGTCCGCAATCGGATCATTCATCGACATTGTTATCTCCGTTGTTATGAACGTTTAAGTTTTACGTTTTACGTTTTACGTATTAAGTATTACAGCCGGTTCTCAGGCAGATCTAAAACCTAAAACGTAACACTTAAAACCTAAGTATTACTATCTACCAGCTTGACTTGATCACACCCGGGAGCTGGCCTTGTGAAGCAAGATTTCGAAAACAAATACGGCAAATTCCAAATTTTCTCAAAAAAGCTCTTGGCCGGCCGCAAATCGGGCAGCGGTTGTATCCCCTCACACTAAACTTGGGTTTTTGCATCGCCTTTATTCTAAGCGCTTTCTTAGCCAAATTATCATCTCCTTTTTGGATTTGAGACCGAAGATTGTTGATTGAAGATCTTCACGAATCTTTAATGGCTATTCTCTCTTCTTCAATTTCTAAACGGCATGCCTAGAAGTCTCAAAAGTTCTCTGCCTTCTTCATCAGTAGTTGCAGTTGTTATAATAGAGATGTTTAGCCCTTTTATTTTATCGATCTTATCGTAATCAATCTCGGGGAAAATAATATGTTCTTTGATTCCCAGGGTGTAATTCCCTTGGCCATCCATTGCTTTCGCCGAAAGGCCCCTGAAGTCTCGAACACGCGGTAGAGCGACATTCACCAGCTTATAATAAAAATCATACATACGCTTGCGCCGCAGTGTGACCATGCAGCCTATGGGCATCCCTTCTCTCAGCTTGAAAGCAGCGATAGACTTTCTGGCCCGCGTTACCA
Proteins encoded:
- a CDS encoding type Z 30S ribosomal protein S14 translates to MAKKALRIKAMQKPKFSVRGYNRCPICGRPRAFLRKFGICRICFRNLASQGQLPGVIKSSW
- the rplE gene encoding 50S ribosomal protein L5 — encoded protein: MSQLKDYYLKEVVPKLKEIFKYKNVMQVPRLEKIVLNMGLGEAIQNIKLLDSATEELKMIAGQQPVVTRARKSIAAFKLREGMPIGCMVTLRRKRMYDFYYKLVNVALPRVRDFRGLSAKAMDGQGNYTLGIKEHIIFPEIDYDKIDKIKGLNISIITTATTDEEGRELLRLLGMPFRN
- the rpsH gene encoding 30S ribosomal protein S8 encodes the protein MSMNDPIADMLTRIRNAGKAKFNSVDMPGSKLKTELAKALRAEGFIRNYKFIKDDKQGVLRIYLKYGLGQSKTIIGLERVSKPSRRVYVKSKDIKPVLNGMGVSILSTSKGIMTDKRARKENVGGEILCNVW
- the rplF gene encoding 50S ribosomal protein L6 is translated as MSRVGKKPIPIPDKTTVAYKDRVITVQAGKGILTRPIHPAVDLKIEDGVINVIPVNADRISRALQGLTRSLVANMITGVNKGFERVLEINGIGYRAILSGSRIELNLGYSQPVNFDLPKGVSAVIDKKNTITLSSIDKELLGHTAAAIRRLRPPERYKGKGIKYAEEYIQRKAGKTGTKGS
- a CDS encoding 50S ribosomal protein L18 → MGSSALKKQARIKRKKRIRKKIYGTQERPRLSVFRSSKHIYAQIVDDTRGQTLMAASSVEKVVKEQPKFDDKVAEANYVGKLLGARAVAKGVKKVVFDRNGFLYHGRVKAVSDGAREAGLNF